In a genomic window of Muntiacus reevesi chromosome 1, mMunRee1.1, whole genome shotgun sequence:
- the LOC136155994 gene encoding olfactory receptor 7A17-like, which yields MEPGNNTQFSEFFLLGFSADPELQPLIFGLFFSMYLIAVFGNLLIILVTISDSHLHTPMYFFLSNLSFVDICFTSTTIPKMLKNIQTQSKVITYEGCIIQVYFYIFFAGLDDFLLTVMAYDRFVAICHPLQYTVIMHPRLCALLVLVPWMMSAMYSLLQSLMVLRLTFCTEVEIPHFFCELNQMVQLACSDTLLNDVVMCLASVLLAGGPFAGIIYSYSKIVSSIQRISSTQGKFKAFSTCASHLSVVLLFYCTSLGVYLSSAATHSSHSSATASMMYTVVTPMLNPFIYSLRNKDIKRALKRVCGIVGIRRPIVLGQMKYP from the coding sequence ATGGAACCAGGTAACAATAcacaattttctgaattttttcttctgGGATTCTCAGCAGATCCAGAATTGCAGCCCCTCATCTTTGGGCTTTTCTTCTCCATGTACctgattgctgtgtttggaaacctgctcattATCCTCGTCACCATCTCTGACTCCCACcttcacacccccatgtacttcttcctctccaacctgtcctttgtagacatctgcttcacctccaccaccatcccaaagatgcttAAGAATATCCAGACCCAGAGCAAAGTCATAACCTATGAAGGCTGTATCATCCAGGTgtatttttacatattctttGCAGGATTAGATGACTTCCTCCTGACAGTGATGGCCTACGACCGctttgtggccatctgccaccccctgcAATACACGGTCATCATGCACCCCCGGCTCTGTGCACTGCTGGTATTGGTGCCATGGATGATGAGTGCTATGTATTCCTTGTTACAAAGCTTAATGGTTTTGCGACTGACCTTCTGTACAGAGGTGGAAATTCCCCACTTTTTTTGTGAACTCAATCAGATGGTCCAACTTGCCTGTTCTGACACCTTACTGAATGACGTGGTGATGTGTTTGGCATCAGTGCTTCTAGCTGGTGGGCCGTTTGCTGGTATCATTTACTCTTACTCTAAGATAGTCTCTTCCATACAAAGAATCTCATCAACTCAGggaaaatttaaagcattttccaCTTGTGCATCTCATCTCTCAGTtgtcttattattttattgtacGAGCCTAGGAGTGTACCTTAGCTCTGCTGCTACACACAGCTCACACTCAAGTGCAACAGCCTCcatgatgtacactgtggtcacacccatgctgaacccattcatctacagcctgaggaacaaagACATAAAGAGGGCTCTGAAGAGAGTCTGTGGAATAGTAGGTATAAGACGGCCAATTGTCCTGGGGCAGATGAAATACCCTTGA